The Lysinibacillus pakistanensis genome includes a window with the following:
- a CDS encoding ABC transporter permease: MSNRVINILVPVISIIIGLIVGAIVMVVSGYDPIQGYIALWTGIFGDSYSIGNTIRQITPYLLAGLAVAFAFRTGLFNIGVEGQLILGWLAAAWVGYAFELPKIIHLPLALLAAAVAGAFWAFIAGFLKAKFKVHEVIATIMLNYTALYIANAVIKRLSDGSFKTERIHESASLRSPFLRELTDNSSLHYGIIVALLMVVVMWFILEKTTRGYELKAVGFNKNAAEYAGMSVNKNIILAMTISGMFAGLGGAMEALGTFQNASIKPGFTGIGFDGIAVALLGANTPLGVVFGASLFGSLKYGALNMPNAAGIPEEIVSIIIALIIFFVASGYIIRVGLQKLSKKKEGQ; encoded by the coding sequence ATGTCAAATCGTGTCATTAATATACTCGTTCCTGTCATCTCTATTATTATCGGTTTAATTGTTGGAGCTATCGTAATGGTAGTCAGCGGCTATGATCCAATACAAGGTTATATCGCTCTTTGGACAGGTATTTTTGGAGATTCATATTCAATCGGGAACACAATCCGTCAAATAACACCGTATCTTTTGGCAGGTCTTGCTGTAGCATTTGCCTTCCGTACAGGTTTATTCAATATTGGTGTTGAAGGTCAGTTAATTTTAGGTTGGCTCGCTGCCGCATGGGTAGGATATGCATTTGAATTACCTAAAATTATTCACTTACCATTAGCATTGCTTGCTGCAGCAGTTGCAGGTGCATTTTGGGCCTTTATTGCAGGTTTCTTAAAAGCGAAATTTAAAGTTCACGAAGTAATTGCGACAATTATGTTAAATTACACTGCGCTTTATATTGCGAACGCAGTGATTAAAAGATTGTCAGATGGGAGCTTTAAAACAGAACGTATTCATGAATCAGCTTCATTACGTTCTCCGTTTTTAAGAGAGCTTACAGACAATTCAAGTCTTCACTATGGGATCATTGTTGCACTTTTAATGGTAGTCGTGATGTGGTTTATTTTAGAAAAAACAACACGTGGGTACGAGCTAAAAGCAGTAGGATTCAATAAAAATGCTGCCGAATATGCGGGTATGAGTGTCAATAAAAATATTATATTAGCAATGACGATTTCAGGTATGTTTGCTGGACTTGGCGGTGCGATGGAGGCACTGGGTACTTTCCAAAACGCTTCTATTAAACCAGGCTTTACAGGTATAGGTTTCGATGGTATTGCTGTTGCCTTGCTTGGTGCGAACACGCCACTAGGGGTTGTGTTTGGAGCCTCATTATTCGGCTCACTTAAATATGGTGCGTTAAATATGCCAAACGCTGCAGGGATCCCAGAGGAAATTGTTTCTATTATTATCGCGTTAATTATTTTCTTTGTAGCTTCTGGCTACATTATTCGAGTTGGATTACAAAAGTTGAGTAAGAAAAAGGAGGGGCAATAA
- a CDS encoding ABC transporter permease: MTFLEMLYFIIPSAILYATPLIFTAIGGVFSERSGVVNIGLEGLMIVGAFVGIFVNLEFASTFGAATIWVAMLAAIVVGGIFSLFHAVASISFRADQTVSGVAINLLGLAATVFLVKMIYDKGQTDMIDQPIRRFGIPYLEDIPFLGPLLFKEVYSTSILAFVVAIGAWFIIYKTPFGLRLRAVGEHPMAADTMGINVNKMRYIAVVISGALGGLGGAVYAQTITHDFSHATIAGQGFMAIAAMIFGKWHPIGALGAALFFGLAQTLSIAGNQMPYIQEIPAVYLQILPYVLTILALAGFIGKASAPKASGQPYIKGKR, encoded by the coding sequence ATGACCTTTTTAGAAATGTTATATTTTATCATCCCTTCTGCGATTCTTTATGCAACACCATTAATCTTTACGGCCATCGGTGGTGTTTTCTCTGAACGCTCTGGTGTTGTTAACATCGGGCTAGAAGGTTTAATGATAGTTGGAGCCTTTGTTGGTATATTTGTCAATTTAGAATTTGCTTCAACATTCGGTGCAGCAACTATTTGGGTGGCAATGCTTGCAGCTATCGTTGTAGGAGGTATCTTCTCACTTTTCCATGCTGTTGCCTCAATCTCCTTCCGTGCCGATCAAACGGTATCAGGGGTAGCCATCAACTTACTAGGTTTGGCTGCAACAGTCTTTTTAGTAAAAATGATTTATGATAAAGGTCAAACAGATATGATTGACCAACCTATTCGTCGTTTCGGAATCCCTTATTTAGAGGATATTCCATTTTTGGGTCCTTTATTATTCAAAGAAGTTTATAGTACTTCTATATTAGCTTTTGTAGTAGCAATTGGCGCATGGTTTATCATCTATAAAACGCCATTTGGTTTACGTCTTCGCGCAGTCGGTGAGCACCCAATGGCAGCAGATACAATGGGTATAAATGTTAATAAAATGCGCTATATTGCAGTTGTGATCTCAGGAGCCCTTGGTGGTCTTGGTGGGGCTGTCTATGCCCAAACTATTACGCACGACTTCTCACATGCAACTATTGCTGGGCAAGGGTTTATGGCTATTGCAGCAATGATTTTCGGGAAGTGGCATCCAATCGGTGCACTTGGTGCTGCATTATTCTTTGGATTAGCGCAAACGTTAAGTATCGCAGGGAACCAAATGCCATATATCCAAGAGATTCCGGCAGTATACCTACAAATTTTACCTTATGTCTTAACAATCCTTGCATTAGCTGGCTTTATCGGTAAAGCAAGTGCACCAAAAGCTAGTGGACAGCCTTATATTAAAGGTAAACGTTAA
- the yfmF gene encoding EF-P 5-aminopentanol modification-associated protein YfmF yields the protein MFKTIPFAKGVNLHIRQTTQFKTVNFSIKWRRALTAQNASERTVLTNVLQHSNAKYTTTAAFRSFLDDLYGTVLYFDTSKRGNEHTVLMNIETVNDQYLANTSVLNEVLGIIHTAIFEPNLENGVFKESIVEREKKMVIQRIESIFDDKSRFAQVRLQQILRPNEPASISANGTVEDIQKITPTSLLEAYQSMLANDKIDIYVAGDINEDEIIAKLKKALPFTDRTPEEIPVVLPQQHPQNDYVREQQEMKQGKMHIGFSTPVRFGDADFAKMQIFNGIFGGYPHAKLFMNVREKESLAYYASSSYASHYGLLFVVSGIEPKNEEKALSLIKEQLAVMQAGEITDLELEQTKAMLTNQLKESLDSARGQIEIFDQYKDLPEEFSVETWANKWKAVTKEDVVEMAKQVQLEAVYFLCGKEQAAQ from the coding sequence ATGTTTAAAACAATACCTTTTGCAAAAGGTGTCAACTTGCATATCCGACAAACAACCCAATTTAAAACCGTAAATTTTTCAATTAAATGGAGAAGAGCATTAACGGCTCAAAATGCATCTGAACGTACTGTATTAACAAATGTTTTGCAACATAGTAACGCCAAATATACAACGACTGCTGCATTCCGAAGCTTTTTGGATGATTTATATGGTACTGTGCTGTATTTTGACACTTCCAAACGTGGTAATGAGCATACGGTACTAATGAATATAGAGACTGTAAATGATCAATATTTAGCCAATACAAGTGTTTTAAATGAAGTACTAGGTATTATACACACAGCAATATTTGAACCTAATTTAGAAAACGGTGTATTTAAAGAATCCATTGTAGAACGAGAGAAGAAAATGGTCATTCAGCGTATTGAATCCATCTTCGATGATAAATCCCGTTTTGCTCAGGTTCGCCTTCAGCAAATTTTACGTCCAAATGAACCGGCCTCTATTTCTGCTAACGGCACTGTCGAGGACATTCAAAAAATTACACCTACTTCATTACTGGAAGCATACCAATCCATGCTTGCCAACGATAAAATTGACATTTATGTTGCAGGGGATATTAATGAAGACGAAATTATAGCGAAGCTGAAAAAAGCGCTACCATTTACGGATCGTACTCCAGAAGAAATTCCTGTTGTGCTACCACAGCAACATCCGCAAAATGATTATGTTCGTGAACAACAAGAAATGAAGCAAGGAAAAATGCATATTGGCTTTAGTACACCTGTAAGATTTGGTGATGCAGATTTTGCAAAAATGCAAATCTTTAACGGCATCTTTGGTGGTTATCCACATGCTAAATTATTCATGAATGTTCGTGAAAAGGAAAGTCTGGCTTATTATGCATCTAGTTCATATGCATCACATTATGGCTTATTGTTTGTTGTATCTGGAATTGAACCAAAGAATGAGGAAAAAGCCTTATCACTCATTAAAGAACAACTTGCTGTTATGCAAGCAGGCGAAATTACAGATTTGGAATTAGAGCAAACAAAAGCTATGTTGACGAACCAATTAAAGGAATCATTAGATTCTGCCCGAGGACAAATAGAAATTTTTGACCAATACAAAGATTTACCCGAGGAGTTCTCTGTTGAAACCTGGGCAAATAAGTGGAAAGCTGTGACGAAGGAAGATGTTGTTGAAATGGCAAAGCAAGTACAGCTAGAAGCGGTCTATTTCTTATGTGGGAAGGAGCAAGCCGCACAATGA
- the yfmH gene encoding EF-P 5-aminopentanol modification-associated protein YfmH: MKTIEFKQLDETLYYEKLENGLDVYILPKKGFSKTFVTFTTKYGSVDRTFVPIGETESITVPDGIAHFLEHKMFEKEDGDVFQKFSEFGASANAFTSFTRTAYLFSSTDNIYKSTETLLNFVQEPYFTEATVNKEKGIIGQEITMYDDQPDWRLYFGTIENMFHTHPVKIDIAGTIESIDGITADHLYTCYNTFYHPANMLLFVIGAVDPNEMIAFIRENQTNKEFPEPTPIQRFFDQEPVEVAIKERTLNMDVQKPKMYIGLKAKDTNLSGRDMLKHELSVQIALELIFGRTSSFYERVYDEGLIDETYAFDFTLEKGFGFAMIGSDTTEPATLEKAIKEELAKYDGKGQFEPTDLERVKRKKIGFFLRALNSIEFIANQFTRYSFNDMNLFDVVPVLEELTIEDLKKAFTSIQGESQQTVFKILPAEKGAQ, from the coding sequence ATGAAAACAATTGAATTCAAGCAATTAGATGAAACACTTTACTATGAAAAACTTGAAAACGGTCTAGATGTTTATATTTTACCGAAAAAAGGATTTTCTAAAACATTTGTCACTTTCACCACTAAGTATGGCTCTGTTGATCGTACATTTGTGCCGATTGGTGAAACAGAAAGCATTACAGTACCTGATGGCATTGCCCACTTTTTAGAGCATAAAATGTTTGAAAAAGAAGATGGAGATGTCTTCCAAAAATTTAGCGAATTTGGTGCCTCTGCTAATGCTTTTACGTCATTTACACGGACTGCTTATTTATTTTCATCTACAGATAATATTTATAAAAGCACAGAAACGTTACTAAATTTTGTGCAAGAGCCTTATTTTACTGAAGCAACAGTCAATAAGGAAAAGGGTATAATTGGACAGGAAATTACCATGTATGATGATCAACCAGATTGGCGTCTGTACTTTGGTACGATTGAAAATATGTTTCATACACACCCAGTAAAAATTGATATTGCTGGTACGATAGAGTCAATTGATGGAATTACAGCTGATCATTTATATACGTGTTACAACACTTTCTATCACCCAGCTAACATGCTTTTATTTGTTATTGGGGCTGTAGATCCGAATGAGATGATAGCATTTATTCGCGAAAATCAAACTAACAAAGAATTTCCTGAGCCAACACCTATTCAACGCTTTTTTGATCAAGAGCCAGTTGAAGTGGCGATAAAAGAACGTACATTGAATATGGATGTACAGAAGCCAAAGATGTATATAGGTTTAAAAGCAAAAGATACAAATCTTTCTGGACGTGATATGTTAAAGCATGAGCTATCTGTCCAAATTGCGCTAGAGCTTATTTTTGGCCGTACCTCAAGCTTTTATGAACGTGTTTATGATGAAGGTTTAATTGATGAGACCTATGCCTTTGATTTTACATTAGAAAAAGGCTTTGGCTTTGCTATGATCGGCTCTGATACAACAGAACCAGCTACATTGGAGAAAGCAATTAAGGAAGAATTAGCCAAGTATGATGGTAAGGGACAATTTGAGCCTACAGATTTAGAACGAGTAAAACGTAAGAAAATTGGATTCTTCCTACGTGCATTGAATTCCATTGAATTTATCGCTAACCAATTTACACGCTATTCGTTTAATGACATGAATTTATTCGATGTTGTGCCTGTATTAGAGGAACTGACGATTGAGGATTTGAAAAAAGCATTTACTTCGATTCAAGGTGAATCTCAACAAACTGTTTTTAAAATCTTACCGGCAGAGAAGGGCGCACAGTGA
- the ymfI gene encoding elongation factor P 5-aminopentanone reductase yields MKKFVLVLGASGEIGRAICQSLAADGWSIYVHYSNNEKAAQDLYASLSKNFPAQEFMLVQGDFSKETGAESVASQVFNVQAIVFSSGQAHYSLLEDTTVEDMDALWRVHVQNPMRLTALLSSKLRAHDVSYVLFIGSIWGEAGSAGEALYATVKGAQHAFVKSYAKEAALSRIRVNAIAPGFINTSMNSHLSKEELNYILEDIPLGTIGETTDVAEMVRFYLSGKADYVTGQIIRLNGGWYI; encoded by the coding sequence GTGAAAAAATTTGTCCTTGTACTAGGGGCATCAGGGGAGATTGGCCGTGCTATTTGCCAAAGTCTAGCTGCAGACGGATGGTCTATCTATGTCCATTATTCGAATAACGAGAAAGCTGCACAGGATTTATATGCTTCCCTATCAAAAAATTTTCCTGCACAGGAATTTATGCTTGTGCAAGGAGATTTTTCAAAAGAAACGGGTGCTGAGTCAGTTGCTTCACAAGTTTTTAATGTGCAGGCTATTGTTTTTTCAAGCGGTCAGGCGCATTATTCTCTCCTTGAAGATACGACAGTTGAAGATATGGATGCTTTATGGCGTGTCCATGTGCAAAATCCTATGCGTTTGACAGCATTACTTTCATCCAAGCTTCGAGCTCATGATGTCAGCTATGTGCTTTTTATCGGCTCAATTTGGGGCGAGGCAGGCTCAGCTGGCGAAGCACTTTATGCTACGGTAAAGGGAGCTCAACACGCTTTTGTGAAATCCTATGCCAAGGAAGCTGCACTGTCACGAATTCGAGTGAATGCAATTGCTCCAGGATTTATTAACACTTCAATGAATAGTCATTTAAGTAAAGAGGAGCTCAATTACATTTTAGAAGACATTCCGTTAGGTACTATTGGAGAAACCACAGATGTGGCTGAGATGGTGCGTTTCTATCTTTCAGGAAAAGCAGATTATGTCACAGGACAAATAATTCGTTTAAATGGTGGCTGGTACATATAA
- a CDS encoding DUF3243 domain-containing protein → MTILENWQKWTSFLGQNVMQAESTGMPKKMIQQAAVQIGEYLATNVDPKNEQERVLSDLWGVASEDEKEALANCVIKLVQNKHVQ, encoded by the coding sequence ATGACCATTTTAGAAAACTGGCAAAAATGGACATCGTTTTTAGGACAAAATGTTATGCAGGCAGAATCAACTGGTATGCCAAAGAAAATGATTCAGCAAGCAGCTGTACAAATTGGCGAATATTTGGCGACAAATGTCGACCCTAAAAACGAACAAGAGCGAGTGCTGTCGGATTTATGGGGCGTTGCCTCTGAAGATGAAAAAGAAGCACTAGCGAATTGTGTCATTAAACTTGTGCAAAATAAGCATGTGCAGTAA
- a CDS encoding DUF3388 domain-containing protein, producing MSDWYFEYEIQVNRPGLLGDIASLLGMLRVNIISINGVDEDRRGMLVHTDNDEAIERFRTIVSTMEHINVTKFRQPKLRDRLAIRHGHYIPRDADEKNTFRFVRDELGILVDFMAELFKKEGHKLIGIRGMPRVGKTESIVAASVCANKKWIFLSSTMIKQTVRNKLAGDEFSDNNIFILDGIVTRRSSDERHLQLVREMMNMPSIKVVEHPDMFVQHSEYKIEDFDYIIELRHHPDEEITYEIMEKNHMMSESDSFGGFNF from the coding sequence TTGAGCGATTGGTACTTTGAATATGAAATTCAGGTGAATCGCCCTGGATTATTAGGAGATATTGCTTCACTTTTAGGGATGCTTCGTGTCAATATTATTTCAATTAATGGTGTCGATGAGGATCGTCGTGGTATGTTAGTGCATACAGACAATGATGAGGCAATTGAGCGTTTTCGTACAATTGTTTCGACAATGGAACATATTAACGTGACCAAATTTCGACAACCTAAACTCCGTGATCGTTTAGCCATTAGGCACGGTCATTATATTCCTCGAGATGCAGATGAAAAAAATACTTTCCGTTTCGTACGAGATGAACTCGGTATCTTGGTTGACTTTATGGCTGAACTTTTTAAAAAAGAGGGACATAAGCTCATAGGAATACGTGGTATGCCTCGTGTTGGAAAAACTGAATCGATTGTTGCGGCAAGCGTATGTGCTAATAAAAAGTGGATTTTTTTGTCGTCAACAATGATTAAGCAAACTGTCCGGAATAAACTCGCTGGTGATGAATTTAGTGACAATAATATTTTTATATTAGATGGTATTGTGACACGTCGCTCTTCTGATGAACGACATTTACAACTAGTGCGTGAAATGATGAATATGCCTTCCATTAAGGTGGTAGAGCATCCAGACATGTTTGTTCAGCACTCAGAATATAAGATAGAGGATTTTGATTATATCATTGAACTACGTCATCACCCAGATGAAGAAATCACTTATGAAATAATGGAAAAAAATCATATGATGTCCGAATCCGATTCATTTGGAGGATTTAATTTTTAA
- a CDS encoding helix-turn-helix domain-containing protein, translated as MAELGTRLKEARLSKGYSLDDLQEITKIQKRYLVGIEEGNYSIMPGSFYVRAFIKQYADAVGLNAEELLETYKSELPSTPNDQVSQSITNSPSRRKVSKGPSNKMMEAMPKIIVGLFIIVIIVVIWVLVQSKNSPGTDGENDTPSEIEYDSKVKPIDSEKEKADAEKKAEKDKKDSADSTDSTKEETPDEDQTEEVKQSISAGTIEADRATTSYTLTGTDTLKIRIEVSGPTFVGIRNQQQQELLADTRVYNAGEVVEFDATSQNYVRIRLGNSQQAKIYINDELLTYAQQIVTQNIVINFNKEQ; from the coding sequence GTGGCAGAATTAGGGACTCGACTAAAAGAGGCGAGGCTGTCTAAAGGCTACAGCTTAGACGATTTACAAGAAATAACAAAAATTCAAAAGCGTTATTTAGTAGGAATTGAAGAGGGTAATTATTCGATTATGCCTGGTTCGTTTTATGTACGAGCCTTCATTAAACAATATGCAGATGCTGTTGGTTTAAACGCAGAAGAGCTTTTAGAAACCTATAAAAGTGAGCTGCCAAGTACGCCGAACGATCAGGTCAGCCAATCTATTACGAATAGCCCAAGTAGAAGAAAAGTTTCAAAGGGCCCTTCCAATAAAATGATGGAGGCAATGCCGAAAATAATTGTTGGTTTATTTATCATTGTCATCATTGTCGTGATCTGGGTTTTAGTGCAATCTAAAAATAGCCCAGGAACAGACGGTGAGAACGATACGCCTTCAGAAATAGAATATGATTCAAAAGTAAAACCAATTGATAGTGAAAAAGAAAAAGCTGACGCTGAGAAAAAAGCTGAAAAGGACAAAAAAGATTCAGCAGATTCTACGGATTCAACAAAAGAAGAAACACCTGATGAAGATCAAACTGAAGAGGTTAAGCAATCGATTTCAGCGGGTACTATAGAAGCGGATAGAGCTACAACTTCTTATACGTTAACAGGTACAGATACACTTAAAATACGTATTGAAGTGTCAGGTCCTACATTCGTCGGTATTCGTAATCAACAGCAGCAAGAATTATTAGCAGATACTCGCGTCTATAATGCAGGAGAGGTAGTAGAATTTGATGCAACTTCTCAAAACTATGTTCGCATTCGCTTAGGTAATTCACAACAGGCTAAGATATATATTAATGACGAGCTATTAACGTATGCACAGCAAATCGTAACGCAAAACATCGTCATCAATTTCAATAAAGAACAGTAG